From Streptomyces sp. NBC_01754, a single genomic window includes:
- a CDS encoding nucleotidyltransferase domain-containing protein, with amino-acid sequence MMTLSDVLSVLGLLERAGTDVVIAGGWGVDALLGEQTREHRDLDLLHVREQEGAVVAALEAAGYAETLDRRPARFVLSHPDGPEIDLHPLEFAPDGSAVQSSLDPERPFHYPAACFVTGTLGTATVRCLSAGQQALFHQGYEPAGRDLADMARLREKFGVETHF; translated from the coding sequence ATGATGACCCTGAGCGATGTCCTGTCCGTGCTCGGACTCCTCGAGCGGGCCGGCACCGATGTGGTGATCGCCGGAGGGTGGGGCGTCGACGCGCTGCTCGGCGAACAGACGCGCGAACACCGCGATCTCGACCTGCTGCACGTACGGGAGCAGGAAGGCGCCGTCGTCGCGGCGCTGGAGGCGGCCGGATACGCCGAGACGCTCGACCGGCGACCCGCCCGCTTCGTCCTCAGCCACCCGGACGGGCCCGAGATCGATCTGCATCCGCTGGAGTTCGCCCCCGACGGCTCCGCGGTGCAGTCCTCGCTCGACCCGGAGCGGCCCTTCCACTACCCGGCGGCCTGCTTCGTCACCGGCACCCTCGGGACGGCCACGGTGCGCTGCCTCTCCGCCGGACAGCAGGCGCTGTTCCACCAGGGGTACGAACCGGCCGGGCGCGATCTGGCCGACATGGCGCGTCTGAGGGAGAAGTTCGGCGTCGAGACACACTTCTGA